One region of Catenuloplanes indicus genomic DNA includes:
- a CDS encoding endo alpha-1,4 polygalactosaminidase — protein sequence MNQAWWRRRWWIPVTAVVLVLLVAGVWGLVAEGPRTTPPDLSQGSPSPSAAASGSAGPSSDAGAGSAPPGSPSPSPSATAVPPPPAPGKITTWAYQLQDYPSGGLQQLAAGPYQMVVIDLARDAHRDFFRKDEIGAVQRTGKRVLSYFEIGSLEDFRPEYPGLRKDAPEMFANEWGDWPGEYFVRYWDPRWWDRVVKPRVDQAIAAGFDGVYLDTPLAYEEIDLGAAQGKDRDALGREMTNLIVRISKYAKERKPGFLIVPQNSPELREHPGYTAAIDGIAMEELFYLATDEPCTEDWCTENLANTRALRDAGKFVLAVDYAVRRDAVSSACGRYRAERFAGTVTVRDLDRPAAICG from the coding sequence GTGAACCAGGCATGGTGGCGGCGGCGCTGGTGGATCCCGGTCACGGCCGTGGTCCTGGTGCTGCTCGTGGCCGGGGTGTGGGGGCTCGTTGCCGAGGGTCCCCGCACCACCCCGCCTGACCTGTCCCAGGGGTCCCCGTCCCCGTCGGCCGCCGCTTCCGGCTCGGCCGGGCCGTCCTCGGACGCGGGTGCCGGGTCGGCGCCGCCCGGCTCGCCCTCGCCGTCCCCGTCGGCCACCGCCGTTCCTCCGCCGCCCGCTCCGGGGAAGATCACCACCTGGGCGTACCAGTTGCAGGACTATCCGTCGGGCGGCCTGCAGCAGCTGGCGGCCGGGCCGTACCAGATGGTGGTCATCGATCTTGCTCGGGACGCGCACCGCGACTTCTTCCGCAAGGACGAGATCGGCGCGGTGCAGAGGACCGGCAAGCGGGTGCTGTCCTACTTCGAGATCGGCAGCCTCGAGGACTTCCGGCCGGAGTACCCGGGCCTGCGCAAGGACGCACCGGAGATGTTCGCCAACGAGTGGGGCGACTGGCCCGGCGAGTACTTCGTGCGCTACTGGGACCCGCGCTGGTGGGACCGGGTGGTCAAGCCGCGCGTCGACCAGGCCATCGCGGCCGGGTTCGACGGCGTCTACCTGGACACCCCGCTCGCGTACGAGGAGATCGACCTCGGCGCCGCACAGGGCAAGGACCGGGACGCGCTCGGCCGGGAGATGACGAACCTGATCGTGCGGATCAGCAAGTACGCGAAGGAGCGCAAGCCCGGCTTCCTCATCGTCCCGCAGAACTCGCCGGAGCTGCGCGAACACCCCGGCTACACGGCCGCCATCGACGGGATCGCGATGGAGGAGCTGTTCTACCTGGCCACCGACGAACCGTGCACCGAGGACTGGTGCACGGAGAACCTGGCGAACACCCGGGCACTGCGCGACGCGGGCAAGTTCGTGCTCGCCGTCGACTACGCGGTCCGCAGGGACGCGGTGTCGTCCGCCTGCGGCCGCTACCGGGCCGAACGCTTCGCCGGCACGGTCACCGTACGCGATCTCGACCGGCCCGCCGCGATCTGCGGCTGA
- a CDS encoding sugar phosphate nucleotidyltransferase has translation MHAVILAGGKGVRLRPYTTALPKPLMPIGDSHSILQIVLEQLASCGFTSVTLAINHLGPLIRAFVGDGSEWGLTIDYVEEEKPLNTVGPLFGLKDSLPDEFLVMNGDVLTDLDYGHLLRTHADSGAAVTVATSERVHRIDFGVLDNADGRITGFREKPSLTYSVSMGVYGMSRKTIAPYPAGQPFGFDQLVLDLLAKNEHAAIYPFEGFWLDIGRPEDYDEANRNFAELKPILLRERIVVPPTPEAILSPKPDAVTGEPV, from the coding sequence ATGCACGCGGTGATCCTCGCCGGGGGCAAGGGTGTGCGGCTCCGTCCGTACACGACGGCCCTGCCGAAACCCCTGATGCCCATCGGGGACAGCCACTCGATCCTGCAGATCGTGCTGGAGCAGCTCGCCTCGTGCGGGTTCACCTCGGTGACCCTCGCGATCAACCATCTCGGCCCGCTGATCCGCGCCTTCGTCGGCGACGGCAGCGAGTGGGGACTGACGATCGACTACGTGGAGGAGGAGAAGCCGCTCAACACGGTGGGACCGCTGTTCGGGCTGAAGGACAGCCTGCCGGACGAGTTCCTGGTGATGAACGGCGACGTGCTCACCGACCTGGACTACGGGCACCTGCTGCGCACGCACGCGGACTCCGGTGCGGCGGTCACCGTGGCCACGTCCGAGCGGGTGCACCGGATCGACTTCGGCGTGCTGGACAACGCGGACGGGCGGATCACCGGTTTCCGGGAGAAGCCGTCGCTGACGTACTCGGTCAGCATGGGCGTCTACGGCATGTCCCGGAAGACGATCGCGCCGTACCCGGCCGGTCAGCCGTTCGGTTTCGACCAGCTGGTCCTGGACCTGCTGGCGAAGAACGAGCACGCGGCGATCTACCCGTTCGAGGGCTTCTGGCTGGACATCGGCCGCCCCGAGGACTACGACGAGGCGAACCGGAACTTCGCGGAGCTGAAGCCGATCCTGCTGCGCGAGCGGATCGTCGTGCCGCCCACGCCGGAGGCGATCCTGTCGCCGAAGCCGGACGCGGTCACCGGGGAGCCGGTGTGA
- a CDS encoding FHA domain-containing protein yields MDGYDFVLAPPVSPGSPAPGVAGGHGAAGGRDAQPGPGAQPNAAAQPNAAAQPGPGMRARSRTAEAAAAGTEAGAGSEAEAGRLEIVVGADRAYFDGVVAQGGADAGGMVFPRFAAERRFPLTGERLLIGRRSRSRGIHPDIDLTGPPEDPGVSHTHALLLRERGTWSIVDLSSTLQRRHGRPRAAAPGSRAGSRRSPDR; encoded by the coding sequence GTGGACGGGTATGACTTCGTCCTGGCGCCGCCGGTGTCGCCGGGCTCGCCGGCACCCGGCGTGGCCGGCGGCCATGGCGCGGCCGGCGGCCGCGACGCCCAGCCAGGCCCCGGCGCCCAGCCGAACGCGGCCGCGCAGCCGAACGCAGCCGCACAACCGGGCCCCGGCATGCGAGCGCGCTCCAGGACCGCTGAAGCAGCCGCTGCAGGCACCGAGGCGGGCGCCGGGTCAGAGGCAGAGGCCGGGCGGCTGGAAATCGTGGTGGGTGCGGACCGGGCCTACTTCGACGGTGTCGTCGCGCAGGGCGGGGCGGACGCGGGTGGCATGGTATTCCCGCGCTTCGCCGCGGAGCGCCGTTTTCCGCTGACCGGCGAGCGGCTGCTGATCGGCCGCCGCAGCCGGTCCCGCGGCATCCACCCGGACATCGACCTGACCGGTCCGCCGGAGGACCCCGGCGTCTCGCACACCCACGCGCTGCTGCTGCGCGAGCGCGGCACCTGGTCCATCGTGGACCTGAGCTCCACGCTCCAACGTAGACACGGTCGCCCGCGCGCAGCGGCACCGGGATCTCGGGCGGGATCGCGGCGCTCGCCGGATCGTTGA
- a CDS encoding Agd3-related carbohydrate-binding protein produces MVLTGPSRRRAAARIALAGLTALAVVLGGQTPGSAQLPAAPGAQPPAVPGYGQVDTPAIQVPGPLPKRSGSIPQVAPKAGSAARAALVNDQVSLKALIIGVGTDDFGIATWKATLDRVGAKYDVLDAATTTITTATLTTGSVGNYNAILLTNSMLLLPSFSSALDATEWNLLWNYELNFGVRQAALYTSYGTWPETYCLNGVSEGGVTGGTVLPASLTSAGAGVFDYLNPSAQIPVQESWVYKTSLVAGCNGQALLQDATGNVLAVKATTSGREKIALTFTSNVNLIQSDLLVYGLFEWATKGLFFGERKHHLNVDIDDWFNSADHYKEDGTVEYDPGFRVSGHDTVNLAAQQTALSTAHPKVGDFRFNLAYNGADIDTFAGDTCYPNGDETTLTSTTKCLKDSFRWINHTTNHPELNHTDYNTSLFEIQDNATRGANIGLNVPATILKTPEYSGLGVYNPNPDDDTSPPTDYGLTGSNQAFLDAAAFAGVTHVHGNMSFNSHKPANFNTSIVHPLKNSIKVVPDWPTNIAYHTTTPPEETHFYNSFYGPNGLFPYWPTNRTYQQILDYEAGVIGFQHVATGSIYSHTFHIANVRDYGSGNTLVTDWVDTILDKYEATFNVPLINSSWTGIASYTDARNAHFAALSANASAVYDRVAGTITVSVPNGGTVQVGGVATTVTNATTYGTAVTAPVTVAANGTPVVVAAAPRL; encoded by the coding sequence ATGGTCCTCACCGGACCCTCGCGCCGCCGTGCCGCGGCGCGCATCGCACTCGCCGGGCTGACCGCGCTCGCGGTCGTGCTCGGCGGCCAGACGCCGGGCAGCGCACAGCTCCCGGCCGCGCCCGGCGCCCAGCCGCCGGCCGTCCCCGGCTACGGCCAGGTCGACACACCGGCGATCCAGGTGCCGGGCCCGCTGCCGAAGCGCTCGGGCAGCATCCCGCAGGTCGCGCCGAAGGCCGGCTCCGCCGCCCGCGCCGCGCTGGTCAACGACCAGGTCTCGCTGAAGGCGCTGATCATCGGCGTCGGCACCGACGACTTCGGCATCGCGACCTGGAAGGCCACGCTGGACCGGGTCGGCGCCAAGTACGACGTGCTCGACGCGGCGACCACGACCATCACCACCGCCACGCTGACCACCGGGTCGGTCGGCAACTACAACGCGATCCTGCTGACCAACAGCATGCTGCTGCTGCCGAGCTTCTCGTCGGCGCTCGACGCCACCGAGTGGAACCTGCTCTGGAACTACGAGCTGAACTTCGGCGTCCGGCAGGCCGCGCTCTACACCAGCTACGGCACCTGGCCGGAGACGTACTGCCTGAACGGCGTCTCCGAGGGCGGCGTCACCGGCGGCACGGTGCTCCCGGCGTCGCTGACCAGCGCGGGCGCGGGCGTGTTCGACTACCTGAACCCGTCGGCGCAGATCCCGGTCCAGGAGTCGTGGGTCTACAAGACCTCGCTCGTCGCCGGCTGCAACGGCCAGGCGCTGCTGCAGGACGCGACCGGCAACGTGCTCGCGGTCAAGGCGACCACCAGCGGCCGGGAGAAGATCGCGCTGACGTTCACCTCGAACGTCAACCTGATCCAGTCCGACCTGCTGGTCTACGGCCTGTTCGAGTGGGCGACCAAGGGCCTGTTCTTCGGCGAGCGCAAGCATCACCTGAACGTCGACATCGACGACTGGTTCAACAGCGCGGACCACTACAAGGAGGACGGCACCGTCGAGTACGACCCCGGTTTCCGGGTCAGCGGCCACGACACGGTCAACCTGGCCGCGCAGCAGACCGCGCTGAGCACCGCGCACCCGAAGGTCGGCGACTTCAGGTTCAACCTGGCCTACAACGGCGCGGACATCGACACGTTCGCCGGTGACACCTGTTACCCGAACGGTGACGAGACCACGCTCACCTCGACCACGAAGTGCCTCAAGGACAGCTTCCGGTGGATCAACCACACCACGAACCACCCGGAGCTGAACCACACCGACTACAACACCTCGCTGTTCGAGATCCAGGACAACGCCACCCGCGGTGCGAACATCGGGCTGAACGTGCCGGCGACGATCCTCAAGACGCCGGAGTACTCCGGTCTGGGCGTCTACAACCCGAACCCGGACGACGACACCAGCCCGCCCACCGACTACGGCCTGACCGGCTCGAACCAGGCGTTCCTGGACGCGGCCGCGTTCGCCGGGGTCACGCACGTGCACGGCAACATGTCGTTCAACAGCCACAAGCCGGCGAACTTCAACACCAGCATCGTGCACCCGCTGAAGAACAGCATCAAGGTGGTGCCGGACTGGCCGACGAACATCGCGTACCACACCACCACGCCGCCGGAGGAGACGCACTTCTACAACTCCTTCTACGGCCCGAACGGCCTGTTCCCGTACTGGCCGACCAACCGGACGTACCAGCAGATCCTCGACTACGAGGCTGGCGTCATCGGCTTCCAGCACGTCGCCACCGGCTCGATCTACTCGCACACGTTCCACATCGCGAACGTGCGTGACTACGGCAGCGGCAACACGCTGGTCACCGACTGGGTCGACACCATCCTGGACAAGTACGAGGCCACGTTCAACGTGCCGCTGATCAACTCGTCGTGGACCGGGATCGCGTCCTACACCGACGCCCGGAACGCGCACTTCGCGGCGCTGAGCGCCAACGCCAGCGCGGTCTACGACCGGGTCGCCGGGACCATCACGGTCTCGGTCCCGAACGGCGGCACCGTCCAGGTCGGCGGCGTGGCCACCACGGTCACGAACGCCACCACCTACGGCACCGCGGTCACCGCGCCGGTCACGGTCGCGGCGAACGGCACGCCGGTCGTCGTCGCCGCCGCGCCGCGGCTGTAA
- a CDS encoding NAD-dependent epimerase/dehydratase family protein, with translation MTRVLLFGASGFIGGHVRSVLAADPRVAEVVTPGRAQHDLVAGGVDGLTALLRATAPDAIVSCVGALGGTATELLAANTLVASKLLEASAAAAPRARLVRMGSAGEYGVVEPGRSVREDDPLLPVGAYGVSHVAGTRLFTIADGLDAVSLRVFNPIGPGMSEETLLGRAAARIRAALAGGTGEIQLGPLGAHRDFVDVRDLAALVATVVLARDVPSRVYNAGSGRAVTAREAVGLLAAEAGWTGTIREAGAGPSRSAAVTWIRADVSRARNELGWTPVRDLETTIKDVWNAGERR, from the coding sequence GTGACCCGGGTTCTCCTCTTCGGCGCGTCCGGGTTCATCGGCGGGCACGTGCGATCCGTGCTCGCCGCGGACCCGCGCGTCGCCGAGGTGGTCACGCCCGGCCGTGCGCAACACGATCTGGTCGCCGGCGGCGTGGACGGGCTGACCGCACTGCTGCGCGCAACCGCGCCGGACGCGATCGTCAGCTGCGTGGGCGCGCTCGGCGGCACCGCCACCGAACTGCTGGCCGCGAACACGCTGGTCGCGTCGAAGCTGCTGGAGGCGTCCGCGGCCGCGGCACCGCGAGCGCGGCTGGTGCGGATGGGCTCGGCCGGTGAGTACGGCGTGGTCGAGCCCGGCCGGTCGGTGCGCGAGGACGACCCGTTGCTGCCGGTCGGCGCGTACGGCGTCAGCCACGTCGCCGGCACCCGGCTGTTCACGATCGCTGACGGGCTGGACGCGGTCTCACTGCGCGTGTTCAACCCGATCGGGCCCGGGATGAGCGAGGAGACGCTGCTCGGCCGCGCCGCCGCGCGCATCCGGGCCGCGCTGGCCGGCGGCACCGGTGAGATCCAGCTCGGCCCGCTCGGCGCGCACCGCGACTTCGTGGACGTACGGGACCTGGCCGCGCTGGTCGCCACCGTGGTGCTGGCCCGGGACGTGCCGAGCCGGGTCTACAACGCGGGCAGCGGCCGGGCGGTGACCGCGCGGGAGGCGGTCGGGCTGCTCGCGGCCGAGGCCGGCTGGACCGGGACGATCCGCGAGGCCGGGGCCGGCCCGTCCCGGTCTGCGGCGGTGACATGGATCCGCGCGGACGTGAGCCGCGCACGCAACGAACTGGGATGGACGCCGGTGCGAGATCTGGAAACGACGATCAAGGACGTCTGGAACGCCGGGGAGCGCCGGTGA
- the pelF gene encoding GT4 family glycosyltransferase PelF, which yields MRIALVSEGTYPYAMGGVSVWCEQLIRGMPDYRWEVVALTVDGTEKPAFAYPENLDRVHNIPLWGARPERRRPLGRALVPVRRPGAGFVESYEVFLRALVTPLESTRSEEGAVNRSMFLLALRGLFEYASDGGDLSAALVSNEALDMMLEAWSVLRVDETGPAPTVADALEAAWLISHMMRPLSAPPVRADIVHASMNGLATLTGMASKWAYGTPIVMSEHGIYLRERYIAYLHDGAPHAVRVLVLSFFRSLAGAAYLISDVLAPHSAYNRRWQLHNGADPERMWTMYNGVEPDEFPAATGEPDAPTISFMGRVDPLKDLHTLIRAFAIVRKEIPDARLRIFGGTPVANRVYHASCQELIDELGLSDCATLEGRVGNAVEAYHAGNIVALTSISEGFPYTVVEAMACGRPTVCTNVGGVAEAVADTGIVVAPRDFEAVAEAAITLLKDRERRLRLGAAARARVLEHFTLRRSLEAYRNVYEGLAKPAEQTAPPRHLRGQTKGRVLVPEKRTRPGVAPVPKQRARKGMAAVPRRDPGVRPAWPPLPPVPVTAVVDEAVETTGTDETTVLPRAFGAPAGTDETTLLPRFPLDSDDTTKLDGEAR from the coding sequence ATGAGGATCGCGCTGGTGTCGGAAGGCACCTACCCCTATGCGATGGGTGGCGTCAGCGTCTGGTGCGAGCAACTCATCCGCGGCATGCCCGACTACCGGTGGGAGGTCGTCGCGCTCACCGTCGACGGCACCGAGAAGCCGGCGTTCGCCTACCCGGAGAACCTGGACCGGGTGCACAACATCCCGCTGTGGGGCGCGCGGCCGGAGCGCCGCCGCCCCCTCGGCCGGGCGCTCGTGCCGGTCCGCCGGCCCGGCGCCGGCTTCGTCGAGTCGTACGAGGTGTTCCTGCGCGCACTGGTGACGCCGCTGGAGTCGACCCGCTCCGAGGAGGGCGCGGTCAACCGCAGCATGTTCCTGCTGGCGCTGCGCGGCCTGTTCGAGTACGCCAGCGACGGCGGCGACCTGAGCGCCGCACTGGTCTCCAACGAGGCGCTGGACATGATGCTGGAGGCATGGTCCGTGCTGCGCGTCGACGAGACCGGGCCGGCGCCCACGGTCGCGGACGCGCTGGAGGCTGCCTGGCTGATCTCGCACATGATGCGCCCGCTGTCCGCTCCGCCGGTGCGGGCCGACATCGTGCACGCCTCGATGAACGGGCTGGCCACGCTGACCGGGATGGCGTCGAAGTGGGCGTACGGCACGCCGATCGTCATGTCCGAGCACGGCATCTACCTGCGCGAGCGGTACATCGCGTACCTGCACGACGGCGCACCGCACGCGGTCCGGGTGCTGGTGCTCAGCTTCTTCCGGTCGCTCGCCGGCGCGGCCTACCTGATCTCCGACGTGCTGGCGCCGCACTCCGCGTACAACCGGCGCTGGCAGCTGCACAACGGCGCGGACCCGGAGCGCATGTGGACGATGTACAACGGCGTCGAGCCGGACGAGTTCCCGGCCGCGACCGGTGAGCCGGACGCGCCGACCATCTCGTTCATGGGCCGGGTCGACCCGCTCAAGGACCTGCACACGCTGATCCGCGCGTTCGCGATCGTCCGCAAGGAGATACCGGACGCCCGGCTGCGCATCTTCGGCGGCACGCCGGTCGCGAACCGCGTCTACCACGCCTCCTGCCAGGAGCTGATCGACGAGCTGGGGCTCAGCGACTGCGCCACGCTGGAGGGCCGGGTCGGCAACGCGGTCGAGGCGTACCACGCGGGCAACATCGTGGCGCTGACCAGCATCTCCGAGGGCTTCCCGTACACCGTGGTGGAGGCGATGGCGTGCGGCCGGCCCACGGTCTGCACGAACGTCGGCGGCGTTGCGGAAGCGGTCGCGGACACCGGCATCGTGGTCGCGCCGCGTGACTTCGAGGCGGTGGCCGAGGCTGCGATCACGCTGCTCAAGGACCGGGAGCGGCGGCTGCGGCTGGGCGCCGCGGCCCGCGCCCGGGTGCTGGAGCACTTCACGCTGCGCCGCTCGCTGGAGGCGTACCGCAACGTCTACGAGGGCCTGGCGAAGCCGGCCGAGCAGACCGCTCCCCCGCGCCACCTGCGCGGCCAGACCAAGGGCCGGGTCCTGGTGCCGGAGAAGCGCACCCGTCCCGGCGTGGCACCGGTGCCGAAGCAGCGGGCCCGCAAGGGCATGGCGGCGGTGCCGCGCAGAGATCCGGGGGTACGCCCGGCGTGGCCTCCGCTGCCGCCGGTCCCGGTCACCGCGGTCGTCGACGAGGCCGTGGAGACGACCGGCACGGACGAGACCACGGTGCTGCCCCGTGCGTTCGGCGCACCGGCCGGCACGGACGAGACCACGCTGCTGCCCCGGTTCCCGCTCGACTCCGACGACACCACCAAGCTGGACGGTGAGGCGCGATGA